The following are from one region of the Sciurus carolinensis chromosome 5, mSciCar1.2, whole genome shotgun sequence genome:
- the LOC124985910 gene encoding LOW QUALITY PROTEIN: BMP-2-inducible protein kinase-like (The sequence of the model RefSeq protein was modified relative to this genomic sequence to represent the inferred CDS: substituted 2 bases at 2 genomic stop codons) yields the protein MKKFSWMPKSEGSGGGGTAGGGAAGAGCGSGGLSVGVRVFSVGRYQVSLEEFLAEGGFSTVFLVRTNGGVRCALKRMYVNNMPDLNICKREITIMKEFSGHKNIVGYLDCAVNSISDNVWEVLILMEYCGAGQVVNQMNKKLQTGFTEPEVLQIFCDTCEAVARLHQCKTPIIHRDLKDGVNVVEEAIKKYTTLSXRAPEMINLYGGKPITTKADIWALGCLLYKLCFFTVPFGDSQVAICDGSFTIPDNSRYSHNIHCLIRFMLEPDPEHRPDIFQVSYFAFKFARKDCPISNISNSSVPSTLHEPLTASEATARKSQTKARITGTIGPTETSIAPRQRPKANSTTATPSVLTIHSSATVATTPVKVLAPGEFGNHRPKGSLRPGNDPEILLGQGPPQHPPQQHRVLQQLQQGDWRLQQLHLQHHHPHQQQQQQLLQDAYMQQYQHAMQQQQXLQQPFLMHSVYQPQPSASQYPAMMQQYQQSFLQQQMLAQHQQSQQHTSPEYLTSAQEFSPALASYTSSLPAQVGTIMDSSYSANRPVAEKEAVANFTNQKNISNPPDMSGWNPFGEDNFSKLTEEELLDREFDLLRSNRLEERASSDKNVEPLSAPHNHPPEDPFGSVPFISHSGSPEKKGEYPSMNQENSTTNPIKNGKASPISKYQRIEKKTSANLSVRGHVQKGNDDSESDFESDPPSPKSSEEEDQDDEEVPGEQGDFNDDDTEPENLGHRPLLMDSEDEEEEEKHSSDSEYEQAKAKYSSVSTVYREKSGSGPTQDPNAALLTLTHVPSDVGVETHKQEFDVFGAVSFFAVRAQQPQQGENEKNLSQQVFPTVGLEQEEFDVFTKVPFGKKVNIQDCPVVGSEAHALPGCPKSVDIFGCTPFQPFPTSTSKSESKEDLFGLVPFEEITGSQQQKVKQRSLQKLSSRQRRTKQDMSKSNGKRHHGTPTSTKKTLKLTYRTPERACRHKKVGRRDSQSSNEFLTISDSKENISVALTDGKDRGSVLQPEESLLDPFGAKPFHPPDLPWHQPHQGLSDIRADHNTVLPGRPRQNSLHGSFHSADAMKIDDFGAVPFTELVVQSIPPHQSQQSQPVELDPFGAAPFPSKQ from the exons ATGAAGAAGTTCTCTTGGATGCCCAAGTCGGagggcagcggcggcggcggaaCAGCGGGTGGCGGGGCGGCCGGGGCCGGATGCGGCTCAGGAGGCTTGTCTGTGGGGGTCCGGGTGTTCTCAGTGGGCCGCTACCAGGTCAGCCTGGAGGAGTTCCTGGCCG AAGGTGGATTCTCCACAGTTTTTCTGGTGCGTACTAATGGTGGAGTTCGATGTGCATTGAAGAGAATGTATGTCAATAACATGCCAGACCTCAACATTTGTAAAAGGGAAATTACAATTATGAAAGAGTTTTCTGGTCATAAAAATATTGTGGGCTATTTGGACTGTGCTGTTAATTCAATTAGTGATAATGTATGGGAAGTACTTATCTTAATGGAATATTGTGGAGCCGGGCAGGTAGTGAATCAGATGAATAAGAAACTGCAGACAGGTTTTACAGAACCAGAAGTGTTACAGATATTCTGTGATACCTGTGAAGCTGTTGCAAGGTTGCATCAGTGTAAGACTCCAATAATTCATCGGGATCTGAAGGATGGAGTTAATGTAGtagaagaagcaattaaaaaGTATACGACTCTGTCATAGAGAGCCCCTGAAATGATCAACCTTTATGGAGGGAAACCCATCACTACCAAGGCTGATATCTGGGCCCTGGGATGTTTACTATATAAACTTTGTTTCTTCACTGTTCCTTTTGGTGATAGTCAGGTTGCTATCTGTGATGGCAGCTTTACCATCCCAGATAATTCTCGATACTCCCACAACATACATTGCTTAATAAGGTTCATGCTTGAACCAGATCCAGAGCATAGACCTGATATATTTCAAGtgtcctattttgcatttaaatttgcCAGAAAGGATTGTCCAATCTCCAACATCAGTAACTCTTCTGTTCCTTCAACTCTTCATGAACCATTGACTGCTAGTGAAGCAACTGCTAGAAAAAGCCAAACAAAAGCCAGAATAACAGGTACCATTGGACCAACAGAAACCTCAATTGCACCAAGACAAAGACCAAAGGCCAACTCTACTACTGCCACTCCCAGTGTACTAACCATTCACAGTTCAGCaactgtggcga caACCCCTGTTAAAGTCCTGGCTCCTGGTGAATTTGGTAACCACAGACCAAAAGGCTCACTGAGACCTGGAAATGACCCTGAAATCTTATTGGGTCAGGGGCCCCCTCAGCATCCACCACAGCAGCATAGAGTACTTCAACAACTACAACAGGGGGATTGGAGATTACAGCAACTTCATTTACAGCATCATCATCCAcaccagcagcaacagcagcaactaCTTCAAGATGCTTACATGCAGCAGTATCAGCATGCAATGCAGCAGCAACAGTAACTCCAACAGCCGTTTTTAATGCATTCAGTGTATCAGCCACAACCTTCTGCATCACAGTACCCTGCAATGATGCAGCAGTATCAGCAGAGTTTCTTGCAGCAGCAGATGCTAGCTCAACATCAGCAGTCCCAGCAGCACACATCACCTGAATATCTTACCTCCGCTCAAGAGTTCTCACCAGCCTTAGCTTCCTACACATCATCACTTCCAGCTCAGGTTGGAACCATAATGGACTCCTCTTATAGTGCCAATAGGCCAGTTGCTGAAAAAGAGGCAGTTGCAAATTTTACAAATCAGAAGAACATCAGTAACCCACCTGATATGTCAGGGTGGAATCCTTTTGGAGAGGATAATTTCTCCAAGTTAACAGAAGAGGAACTGTTGGACAGAGAATTTGACCTTCTAAGATCAAATAGGCTCGAGGAGAGAGCATCCTCAGATAAGAATGTAGAACCACTTTCTGCTCCACATAACCATCCTCCAGAAGATCCTTTTGGTTCTGTTCCTTTCATTTCTCACTCAGGTTCTCCAGAAAAGAAAGGTGAATATCCATCCATGAATCAAGAAAATAGCACTACAAACCCTATAAAGAATGGAAAAGCAAGTCCAATATCTAAATATCAGCGGATTGAAAAGAAAACCTCAGCAAATTTATCAGTACGAGGTCATGTACAAAAGGGGAATGATGACTCTGAAAGTGATTTTGAATCAGATCCCCCTTCTCCTAAGAGCAGTGAAGAGGAAGACCAAGACGATGAAGAAGTTCCTGGAGAACAAGGAGATTTTAATGATGATGATACTGAACCGGAAAATCTGGGTCACAGGCCTCTCCTCATGGATTCtgaagatgaggaagaggaggagaaacatAGCTCTGATTCTGAGTATGAGCAGGCCAAAGCAAAGTACAGCAGTGTGAGCACTGTCTACAGAGAGAAATCTGGCAGTGGACCAACCCAAGATCCTAATGCAGCACTCCTCACCCTAACCCATGTACCTTCTGATGTTGGGGTGGAGACTCACAAACAGGAGTTTGATGTATTTGGTGCCGTTTCTTTCTTTGCAGTGCGTGCTCAACAGCCCCAGCaaggagagaatgaaaagaaCCTCTCTCAACAGGTGTTTCCTACTGTTGGACTAGAGCAAGAGGAATTTGATGTCTTCACGAAGGTGCCCTTTGGCAAGAAGGTGAATATCCAAGACTGCCCTGTAGTAGGGTCTGAGGCACATGCTCTTCCTGGTTGTCCCAAAAGTGTAGATATATTTGGCTGCACTCCCTTTCAGCCCTTTCCCACATCAACAAGTAAAAGTGAAAGTAAGGAGGACCTTTTTGGGCTTGTGCCCTTTGAGGAGATAACTGGGAGTCAACAGCAAAAAGTCAAACAGCGCAGCTTACAAAAACTGTCCTCTCGCCAGAGGCGTACAAAGCAGGATATGTCCAAAAGTAACGGAAAGCGTCATCATGGCACACCAACTAGCACGAAGAAGACTTTGAAGCTGACCTATCGCACTCCAGAGAGGGCTTGCAGGCACAAGAAAGTGGGCCGCAGAGATTCTCAAAGCAGCAATGAATTTTTAACCATCTCAGACTCCAAGGAGAACATTAGTGTTGCACTGACTGATGGGAAAGACAGGGGGAGTGTCCTACAACCAGAGGAGAGTCTGTTGGATCCCTTTGGTGCCAAGCCCTTCCATCCTCCAGACCTGCCATGGCACCAGCCACATCAAGGCCTGAGTGACATTCGTGCTGATCACAATACTGTCCTGCCTGGGCGGCCAAGACAGAATTCACTACATGGGTCATTCCATAGTGCAGATGCGATGAAAATAGATGACTTTGGTGCCGTGCCCTTTACAGAACTTGTGGTGCAAAGCATCCCACCACATCAGTCCCAACAGTCCCAACCAGTAGAATTAGACCCATTTGGTGCTGCTCCATTTCCTTCTAAACAGTAG